One stretch of Ostrinia nubilalis chromosome 11, ilOstNubi1.1, whole genome shotgun sequence DNA includes these proteins:
- the LOC135075922 gene encoding cilia- and flagella-associated protein 157, translating into MAPKKDKKKEEEGAQKGGGGGTFTEVERTFLELQVAECNRKIARLRLAVDEYEQRNEELQKAYDKLDEDRADIIAYLKKTLNVKNEENNELKDKVKGLEETREIETAQFKETVNELERNFTIMKDQLTSENKLLAGKLNTLEEFRAIRDDLMRKFEKQEQDFKDQEMKYKRIIYDAEKKFVIGKDKLKKEMEGHLLQLAQDFQDATELRIAASTHRVIRENIAINNELDSILSTQAKLAEQNERYKENERAARIAMELAEEERDKAINKNVVQLKVIDQLTTAFQEIKKERAQFEKRNYDLETLQAKIQRLTKENDNLSLQVRILEQNLHAKLCEQNKSVVESSKIANECIKLKKILKEAGIAIQAALKLDQWATTDPTREIMDRQILLSRLLDIITQYREVQRTESIETLASLGKVYEEGDLGFIPKPVPKKSAVSAALSHGSRESIKAEKRSTSSISVTSSSLGSIKTIPSLKLVPPTSQPDLTAKDSLPSFVTSTKSSESESAAEPEEEEATDDMEKKLAQSKLEIQRSIMKDLAYSQMALQSQAKFSEQRMSKSVVIIEGEEPVEGEDGEKVEGEHVEGEEKPEGEPPVEGEEKKEAEAPAEEPKEEGGD; encoded by the coding sequence atggCACCAAAGAAAGATAAGAAGAAAGAAGAGGAAGGAGCACAAAAAGGCGGTGGCGGCGGAACATTCACAGAAGTTGAGAGGACATTTTTGGAACTCCAGGTAGCGGAATGTAATCGAAAAATTGCTCGGCTTCGATTAGCTGTAGACGAATACGAGCAGCGAAATGAAGAACTACAAAAGGCATATGATAAACTGGACGAGGACAGAGCCGACATTATTGCCTACTTGAAGAAAACACTAAATGTTAAGAATGAGGAGAACAATGAGCTCAAGGATAAAGTGAAAGGTCTTGAAGAGACACGGGAAATAGAGACAGCTCAGTTCAAAGAAACAGTCAATGAGCTGGAAAGAAATTTCACCATCATGAAAGACCAACTTACATCTGAAAATAAGTTGTTAGCCGGAAAACTTAACACTTTAGAAGAGTTTAGAGCTATAAGAGATGACTTGATGAGGAAATTCGAGAAGCAAGAACAAGATTTTAAAGATCAAGAAATGAAATACAAAAGGATAATTTACGATGCAGAGAAAAAGTTTGTGATCGGTAAAGATAAACTGAAAAAAGAAATGGAAGGACACCTGTTGCAACTTGCTCAAGACTTTCAAGATGCTACTGAGTTGAGAATAGCAGCATCAACACACAGGGTTATtagagaaaatattgcgattaatAATGAGTTAGATAGCATTTTGTCAACACAAGCAAAGTTAGCCGAACAAAATGAGAGATACAAAGAAAACGAAAGGGCCGCTCGTATTGCTATGGAACTAGCTGAAGAAGAGAGAGATAAAGCTATAAATAAGAATGTTGTTCAACTAAAGGTCATCGACCAATTAACAACAGCATTTCAGGAAATTAAAAAAGAACGAGCACAGTTTGAAAAACGGAACTATGATTTGGAAACACTCCAAGCAAAAATACAACGTCTCACAAAAGAAAACGATAACCTTTCATTACAAGTTCGTATTTTAGAACAAAATCTTCATGCTAAGTTATGCGAACAGAACAAATCTGTGGTTGAATCCTCTAAGATAGCTAATGAGTGTATCAAGTTGAAGAAGATATTGAAAGAAGCGGGTATAGCTATACAAGCCGCCTTGAAGCTGGACCAATGGGCTACAACCGATCCAACCAGAGAGATAATGGACAGACAAATTCTTTTGTCACGCTTGCTTGATATAATAACACAGTATCGTGAAGTTCAACGCACAGAATCTATCGAGACTCTGGCATCCCTTGGAAAAGTCTACGAGGAAGGAGACCTTGGTTTTATACCAAAACCTGTGCCAAAGAAATCGGCCGTTTCTGCTGCTTTATCTCACGGATCTCGAGAGTCTATCAAAGCTGAGAAACGTAGCACATCATCTATTTCTGTAACGTCTTCTTCACTCGGCAGCATAAAGACAATACCAAGCTTGAAGCTAGTCCCGCCCACTTCTCAGCCAGATCTTACGGCCAAAGACAGTTTGCCATCGTTTGTGACTTCAACTAAGTCCAGTGAGAGTGAGAGCGCAGCAGAACCAGAGGAAGAAGAAGCAACGGATGACATGGAAAAGAAACTAGCGCAGAGCAAGCTCGAGATTCAGAGGTCAATAATGAAAGACTTGGCGTATTCACAAATGGCGCTGCAGTCTCAGGCTAAGTTCAGCGAGCAGCGGATGTCCAAGTCCGTCGTCATAATAGAAGGCGAGGAGCCAGTGGAAGGCGAGGATGGAGAGAAAGTGGAAGGGGAACACGTGGAAGGCGAGGAGAAGCCAGAAGGAGAGCCGCCTGTCGAAGGAGAGGAGAAGAAAGAAGCAGAAGCACCTGCTGAGGAGCCTAAAGAAGAGGGCGGTGATTAG